The following coding sequences are from one Paenibacillus sp. FSL R5-0912 window:
- a CDS encoding WG repeat-containing protein: MAAGLFALAAFFGLGSAYAHADRWEVFDQGEHLFFLEGPIEIDGVVMVPLRPIAERFGYTFVSVSNKEIVLKNAEGHRAVIRLGTKTALLDDDGGSKTQLMAQIPRNYNGAWFIDLALAGAMGGQGHSTVPGTNLIQLRPVSGDAQEQLEQLEQQYWFNFIDKGKTVFVNNQGQEQLRTSNTPVYDFGYEELLPVKTSAYTAGFMNRAGELALDTPHYQVGQFYEGLAWFKDMVKTGSGGFSVKMGFMNRAGKIVIPAIYSRVYDFSDGLAKVAGGKTFYIDHNGTIVIPGVSGLQKSESFSNGLALVTVRTTIGGKSVIRTGFIDTKGKWAIKPIYESASSFSEGVATAVLNGKSGLLDTKGKLILKPEFSTGNGFVGQFHDGYILLTLSGGEYDYTQRLVDANGNINAIPGADQINGYGDGMISYKDGGYGFKNVAGDVIVKPSFSYVRDFKAGAGKGFKDINNEQSAYLINKAGEIVWSTK; encoded by the coding sequence TTGGCAGCGGGTTTGTTCGCGCTGGCCGCATTCTTCGGGCTTGGCAGCGCATATGCCCATGCGGACCGCTGGGAGGTGTTTGACCAGGGCGAGCATTTATTTTTTCTGGAGGGGCCAATTGAGATTGACGGAGTGGTTATGGTGCCCCTGCGCCCGATAGCGGAGCGGTTTGGCTATACCTTTGTGTCCGTAAGCAATAAGGAAATTGTGCTTAAGAATGCGGAAGGGCACAGAGCCGTAATCCGGCTGGGCACCAAAACAGCATTGCTCGATGATGACGGCGGTTCGAAAACGCAGCTGATGGCGCAGATTCCCCGCAACTACAACGGTGCATGGTTTATTGATCTGGCGCTGGCAGGAGCCATGGGCGGTCAAGGACACTCTACAGTTCCCGGGACAAATCTGATTCAGCTTCGTCCCGTGTCAGGCGATGCCCAGGAGCAGCTGGAGCAGCTGGAGCAGCAGTATTGGTTCAACTTCATTGATAAGGGCAAAACGGTATTTGTTAATAATCAGGGGCAGGAGCAACTACGGACTTCCAATACTCCGGTGTATGACTTTGGTTATGAAGAACTGCTTCCGGTGAAGACATCCGCCTATACGGCTGGCTTCATGAACCGGGCAGGAGAACTGGCGTTAGATACGCCGCATTATCAAGTGGGACAGTTCTATGAGGGGTTGGCCTGGTTTAAGGATATGGTCAAGACGGGAAGCGGCGGCTTTTCCGTGAAAATGGGCTTTATGAACCGTGCAGGAAAGATCGTCATTCCGGCCATTTACAGCCGTGTGTATGATTTCTCGGATGGGCTCGCGAAGGTGGCCGGAGGCAAGACCTTTTATATCGACCACAATGGAACAATAGTTATACCAGGCGTATCGGGGTTGCAGAAAAGTGAGTCTTTCTCTAATGGCCTTGCTCTAGTTACGGTACGGACAACAATCGGCGGTAAAAGCGTCATCCGGACGGGCTTTATCGACACCAAGGGGAAATGGGCAATCAAGCCGATATATGAATCCGCCAGCTCCTTTTCTGAAGGCGTGGCTACCGCGGTATTGAACGGCAAAAGCGGTCTCCTCGATACCAAAGGAAAGTTGATTCTGAAGCCTGAGTTCAGTACTGGTAATGGGTTTGTAGGGCAGTTCCATGACGGTTATATTTTGCTGACGCTGAGCGGAGGAGAATACGATTATACACAGCGGCTTGTTGATGCTAATGGGAATATTAATGCCATTCCAGGTGCCGATCAAATTAATGGGTATGGCGATGGCATGATTTCTTATAAGGACGGCGGGTACGGCTTCAAAAATGTGGCGGGCGATGTGATCGTAAAGCCTTCTTTCTCATATGTACGGGATTTCAAAGCCGGAGCAGGCAAAGGGTTCAAAGATATCAACAATGAACAATCCGCATATCTGATCAATAAAGCAGGGGAAATCGTCTGGAGTACAAAATAG
- a CDS encoding carboxylesterase/lipase family protein: MLRIAKVENGTVQGLPAADPRITSFKGIPFAAPPIGDNRWRAPQPAADWEGVLHAYQFAPVSMQVRQELDDNNIYTREWAVEPDIAMSEDCLYLNVWTPAKHPGEKLPVFVWYFGGGLQVGHPAEMEFDGERIARRGIVVVTINYRLNAFGFLCHPEITAEAPEAPANFGNLDQQAATRWVKRNIAAFGGDPDNITIGGQSAGGGSVMSQLTSPQNEGLFQRAIVESGIFTKLYPGTLLPPHRSDLQEAEHDGTRFFNYLGVSSLAEARQLDAVYLRDKAVEYGAFWGTVADQRFQTGNPFDLFLQNKRLKVPVMLGHTSSEFFSTPGAVTFDELKKLAADMFGEDAGTFLELCGDQTVPIEEARQRASVSGIEYAIRIAARANADTGSETPLYYYNFDAEIPGWDNPGTFHSVDLWFFFETLAKCWRPFVGKHYDLARQMCNYWAHFIRSGDPNGPDSTGAELPRWEPYTPDAPYGMLFADKAEFSRQQPEAMMDFLVQQYFKNCE; encoded by the coding sequence ATGCTTAGAATAGCAAAAGTTGAAAACGGGACGGTCCAGGGACTGCCGGCAGCCGATCCCCGGATAACAAGCTTCAAGGGGATACCCTTCGCTGCTCCGCCTATAGGCGACAACCGCTGGCGGGCGCCACAGCCGGCTGCAGACTGGGAGGGTGTGCTGCATGCATACCAGTTCGCACCGGTCTCCATGCAGGTAAGGCAAGAGCTGGATGATAATAACATCTATACCCGCGAATGGGCCGTAGAACCGGACATTGCGATGAGCGAGGATTGTCTGTACCTGAATGTGTGGACTCCAGCTAAACATCCGGGCGAGAAGCTTCCCGTATTCGTATGGTATTTTGGCGGAGGTCTGCAGGTAGGCCATCCGGCTGAGATGGAATTTGACGGCGAACGTATCGCACGCAGAGGCATAGTGGTAGTGACAATCAACTACCGTCTGAATGCTTTCGGATTTCTTTGCCATCCCGAAATAACAGCGGAAGCGCCGGAGGCGCCAGCCAATTTTGGCAACCTCGATCAACAGGCAGCGACCCGCTGGGTGAAGCGCAATATTGCGGCATTCGGAGGCGATCCGGACAATATCACCATCGGCGGACAGTCTGCCGGCGGCGGGAGTGTCATGAGCCAGCTGACTTCACCCCAGAACGAAGGTCTTTTTCAGAGGGCGATTGTTGAAAGCGGGATTTTCACGAAGCTGTATCCGGGAACCCTGCTGCCTCCTCACCGCAGTGATCTGCAGGAGGCTGAGCATGACGGTACCCGGTTCTTCAATTACCTGGGCGTATCTTCGCTTGCAGAAGCCCGGCAGCTGGATGCGGTCTATCTTCGGGACAAGGCCGTGGAGTACGGGGCATTCTGGGGCACGGTCGCAGACCAGAGATTCCAAACAGGCAACCCGTTCGATTTGTTTCTTCAGAACAAGCGCTTGAAGGTGCCGGTAATGTTGGGCCATACCTCCTCGGAGTTCTTTAGCACCCCTGGCGCCGTAACATTTGACGAGCTCAAGAAGCTGGCCGCAGATATGTTCGGTGAGGATGCCGGTACATTTCTCGAGCTTTGCGGGGATCAGACTGTTCCAATAGAGGAAGCCAGACAGAGAGCTTCGGTTAGCGGAATAGAATATGCGATTCGCATTGCTGCGCGGGCCAATGCCGACACCGGCAGCGAAACTCCGCTTTACTATTATAATTTCGATGCTGAAATACCGGGCTGGGATAATCCCGGCACCTTCCACTCTGTGGATCTCTGGTTCTTCTTCGAGACGCTTGCCAAATGCTGGAGGCCTTTTGTTGGCAAGCATTATGATTTGGCCCGGCAGATGTGCAATTATTGGGCCCATTTCATCCGTTCCGGAGACCCGAACGGCCCAGACTCCACAGGAGCGGAGTTACCCCGGTGGGAACCGTATACCCCGGACGCGCCGTACGGGATGCTGTTTGCAGACAAGGCGGAGTTTTCCAGACAACAACCGGAGGCCATGATGGATTTCCTGGTTCAGCAATATTTCAAGAACTGCGAATAA
- a CDS encoding AraC family transcriptional regulator, with the protein MALIHYVECNTSHAGNFVIDVPVGSHWLLVITKTPAEFWVHGGLKLYPAHNVILYRPQQKVYYRASAGHFVNDWIRFESNEPYITESPLPSGVPFALNDPDYCQKLLELMVSEHNFDRNCKESSIDYLLRTLFNKLWESYFQDNITPQYYKLLKLRTAIQGNPGDYWTVSKMADFLCISPGYLQSIYKKSFGISCMDDVISSRIRMAKEYLIYNAQSIADVASRCGYQNVEHFCRQFKQMTGLTPRNFQKQAKR; encoded by the coding sequence ATGGCTCTTATCCACTATGTTGAGTGCAATACTTCACACGCTGGTAATTTCGTTATTGATGTTCCCGTAGGTTCTCATTGGCTGCTTGTTATTACCAAGACTCCAGCAGAGTTCTGGGTACATGGCGGACTTAAGCTCTATCCCGCTCACAATGTAATCCTCTATCGTCCACAGCAAAAAGTCTATTACCGGGCCAGCGCCGGTCATTTCGTCAATGACTGGATCCGCTTCGAATCCAATGAACCCTATATTACGGAGTCTCCGCTTCCTTCGGGTGTGCCCTTTGCGTTAAATGACCCTGACTACTGCCAAAAGCTGCTTGAGCTGATGGTCAGCGAACACAATTTCGACCGGAATTGCAAAGAATCCTCCATCGATTATCTGCTCCGGACCTTGTTCAACAAACTGTGGGAATCCTATTTCCAGGATAATATTACACCTCAATACTACAAATTGCTGAAGCTGCGCACGGCTATTCAAGGCAACCCCGGAGACTACTGGACTGTTTCAAAAATGGCTGATTTTCTCTGCATTAGCCCAGGCTATCTCCAGAGCATTTACAAAAAAAGCTTCGGAATCTCCTGTATGGATGATGTCATCAGCAGCCGGATCCGCATGGCGAAGGAATACCTCATTTACAATGCCCAGAGCATTGCCGATGTGGCTTCACGGTGCGGATATCAGAATGTGGAACACTTCTGCCGGCAATTCAAGCAAATGACCGGGCTTACGCCGAGAAATTTCCAGAAGCAGGCCAAACGCTAG